From Paenibacillus sp. PL2-23:
ATGCCGGCCGGCGCGTCCCGCCACCTGCGTCAGCAGCTGGAAGGTCTTCTCTGCCGCCCGGAAGTCGGGCAGATGCAGCGAGGTGTCCGCCGCGATGACCCCTACAAGGGTTACATAAGGAAAGTCCAGCCCCTTGGCAACCATCTGCGTCCCCAGCAGCACATCCGCCTCCCGATCGCCGAACCGCTTCAGCAGCCGCTCATGCGCATGCTTCTCGCCCGTCGTATCCACGTCCATGCGAATGACTCGCATGCCTGGGAACAGCTTCGCGAGCTCCTCCTCCACACGCTGGGTGCCGGTGCCGAAATACCGGATATGCTCGCTCCCGCAGGCAGGGCAGGATGCCGGAGCCCCCTCGGCGTGGCCGCAATAATGGCAGCGCAGCACACGCGACTTCTGGTGGAAGGTGAGCGAGATATCGCAATGCGGGCACGTCGCCGTATGGCCGCAGGAGCGGCACATCACGAACGTCGAATAGCCTCTGCGATTGAGCAGCAGGACGGACTGCTCCCCGCGCTCCAGCCTCTCCAGCAGCGCCTCGTGCAGCCTTCGGCTGAACATGGAGCGATTGCCCGCGCGCAGCTCCTCCCGCATGTCGACAACCTCGACCTCCGGCATGGGACGGCCGCCGACGCGGTGCGGCATCGGCAGCAGCGCGGAAGGCGCGCCTGGCGCCGCTTGCGCCGCCGAGCGGCTCGCGGCGGCGAAGGATTCCAGCGACGGCGTCGCAGAACCAAGCACAACCGCCGCGCCATGCTGCTTTGCCCGCCTGACTGCAACCTCGCGGGCATGATATTTGGGGCTTTCCTCCTGCTTGTAGGAGGATTCATGCTCCTCGTCGATAATAATGAGCCCAATTCGTTCGAATGGAGCAAAGATCGCCGAGCGGGCTCCAATGGCGACCTGGGCCTTCCCGCTGCGAATTTTGCGCCATTCGTCGAATCGCTCCCCGTTGGACAGCCGACTGTGCAGCACCGCAACGGCATTGCCGAATCGACCCTTGAACCGCTCCACCATCTGGGGGGTTAGGGATATTTCCGGAACGAGCACAATCGCCTGTCTGGCCTGATCCAGGCAATGCTGAATCGCTTGCAGATACACCTCGGTTTTCCCGCTGCCCGTTACGCCGTGGAGCAGCATGGTCCGGCCCTGGCCGTCCTCCATCGCGTCGACGATCCGGCCGAACACCTCCTGCTGCCCCTCCGTCAGAGGCAGCGGCTTGGTCCGGGCAAATTGACGATCCTTGTAAGGATCGCGGCCCTTCTCCACCTCGCGAATAACGAGCAGTCCCTTCTCCGCCAAAGCCTTGACGCTTGCCGCAGATGCGCCGGACTGCTGCGCCAGCTCCTGCAGCGTCGTCGCTTCAGCGCGCTCATACATCAGCATAAGCGCAACGCGCTGCTTCGCGGCCCGCGTGGACACCTGCGCAAGCGCCTCCTCCAGCGGCAGCGCGGGCTCAGGGAGGAATACCGTCAGCACTTGACGGACGGACAGCCTGTCCTTAATGGAGGAGAGCTGCGCCAGCGCCCCGCTGCGAAGAGCGAGCTTAACCGTTCGGAGATGCTCCGGAAACCGCGCGATCAGCTTATCCAGCTTGACGAGGCCATCGCCGCTTCTCATCCAATCCACAAGCTCGGGGGGCAGCTCGTCCAGCGATTCTTCGTCGCCCAGCGCGATCTGGCGCTCCTCCTTGCCCTTCAGCGCGGCTGGAATCATGGCTTGCAGCGATTGCGTCCAGGAGCAGCAATATTTATCGCTCATCCACCTGGACAGCTCAATCATGTCCGGCAGCAGCGGCGGCACCGGGTCCAGAAGCTCAGCAACGGACTTCAGTCTGGTTCGATCGACGGAAGCCGAATCCGCGATTTCGATCACGAAGCCCTGCAGCACCCTTCCGCCGAATGGAACGCCAACCCGACTGCCGACCTCCAGCCAGCCCGCCATGCCCTCCGGCACCTCATAATCAAACGGCCGATCCGTCTGGCGGCTCGGCACGTCGACAATGACTCTCGCGATCATGAACGGTCCCCTCCGCGCTGGAACAGGCGATCCGCAATCAATGCCATTAGTCGGCTCGCGACCTCCCGCTTGGACAGCAGCGGGAACGACGCCTCAAGACCCTCTGGCCCGTATACATCGACGGCGTTTGTGTCGCCGTTGAAGCCAACGCCTTCCTTGCTGACGTCGTTGGCGACAATCAGATCACAATTTTTGCGCTTCAGCTTGTCCATCGCGTAGTGAGCCACCTGCTCCGTCTCCGCAGCAAAGCCGACGAGCAGCTGATGCTCCTTCCGCTCACCCAGCGTCGCCAGAATATCCGTCGTGCGCTCCAGCTCAAGGACAAGCTTTTCTCCGCTTTTTTTGACCTTCTGCTTATGTACGATAGCCGGCCTGTAATCCGCGACCGCCGCCGCCTTGATGACGACATCGGTCCCAGGAAACGCTTCGACAACAGCCTCCAGCATGTCAGCGGCGGAAGCAACGCGAACCACCTGGACGCCTGCGGGCGGCGTCTCCGTAGAACGGCCCGCCACGAGCGTAACGTCTGCGCCCATACGCTGCGCCGCCTCCGCAATGGCGAAGCCCATCTTGCCGGAGGAGTCGTTCGTCAAATATCGGACAGGATCCAGCCGCTCCATCGTTCCGCCTGCTGTCACCAGAACGCGCTTCCCCCGCAGACGGCCGCTGCCGGCGAACCATGTCTCGATGGAGCGGACGATGTCCTCGGGCTCCGCGAGCCTGCCCTTTGCTACATAGCCGCATGCCAGCTGCCCCGTTCCAGGCTCTACGAACATGGCTCCGCGCGCCGCAAGCTTCTCTATATTGGAGACGACCGCGGGATGCTCATACATATGGACATTCATGGCCGGGGCTATAAGGATAGGGCAGGTTGCAGCCAGCAGCGTTGTGCTGAGCATATCGTCAGCCAGACCGTTCGCCAGCTTGGCGATACTGTTGGCTGTCGCGGGAGCCACAACGATCAGATCCGCATGATCCGCTTGATGGATATGGGTCACAACGGCAGGATCACGCTCGTCGAAGGTATCGATGAGCACGGGATTGCGAGACAGCGTCTGCAGTGTAAGCGGGGTAATGAATTGCGCCGCGGATGCCGTCATCATGACATGGACGTCAGCCCCCGCTTGCGTCA
This genomic window contains:
- the priA gene encoding primosomal protein N', giving the protein MIARVIVDVPSRQTDRPFDYEVPEGMAGWLEVGSRVGVPFGGRVLQGFVIEIADSASVDRTRLKSVAELLDPVPPLLPDMIELSRWMSDKYCCSWTQSLQAMIPAALKGKEERQIALGDEESLDELPPELVDWMRSGDGLVKLDKLIARFPEHLRTVKLALRSGALAQLSSIKDRLSVRQVLTVFLPEPALPLEEALAQVSTRAAKQRVALMLMYERAEATTLQELAQQSGASAASVKALAEKGLLVIREVEKGRDPYKDRQFARTKPLPLTEGQQEVFGRIVDAMEDGQGRTMLLHGVTGSGKTEVYLQAIQHCLDQARQAIVLVPEISLTPQMVERFKGRFGNAVAVLHSRLSNGERFDEWRKIRSGKAQVAIGARSAIFAPFERIGLIIIDEEHESSYKQEESPKYHAREVAVRRAKQHGAAVVLGSATPSLESFAAASRSAAQAAPGAPSALLPMPHRVGGRPMPEVEVVDMREELRAGNRSMFSRRLHEALLERLERGEQSVLLLNRRGYSTFVMCRSCGHTATCPHCDISLTFHQKSRVLRCHYCGHAEGAPASCPACGSEHIRYFGTGTQRVEEELAKLFPGMRVIRMDVDTTGEKHAHERLLKRFGDREADVLLGTQMVAKGLDFPYVTLVGVIAADTSLHLPDFRAAEKTFQLLTQVAGRAGRHELEGEVVIQTYSPEHYAITTAQRHDYASFSAEELRHRSMMGYPPYCRLVLVTMSHEGLPLLASVSEQFAMELKELAQHQGVLAPLSTGLARALEVLGPVASPISRMKDRYRFQCVIKYRGSIDAAALVRQALRPFTEGSQQKGVLFSVDVDPQMIL
- the coaBC gene encoding bifunctional phosphopantothenoylcysteine decarboxylase/phosphopantothenate--cysteine ligase CoaBC, which produces MIAGKRMILGITGGIAAYKGAALCSKLTQAGADVHVMMTASAAQFITPLTLQTLSRNPVLIDTFDERDPAVVTHIHQADHADLIVVAPATANSIAKLANGLADDMLSTTLLAATCPILIAPAMNVHMYEHPAVVSNIEKLAARGAMFVEPGTGQLACGYVAKGRLAEPEDIVRSIETWFAGSGRLRGKRVLVTAGGTMERLDPVRYLTNDSSGKMGFAIAEAAQRMGADVTLVAGRSTETPPAGVQVVRVASAADMLEAVVEAFPGTDVVIKAAAVADYRPAIVHKQKVKKSGEKLVLELERTTDILATLGERKEHQLLVGFAAETEQVAHYAMDKLKRKNCDLIVANDVSKEGVGFNGDTNAVDVYGPEGLEASFPLLSKREVASRLMALIADRLFQRGGDRS